TCGGCGAGAGGAAGTGCTCGACTTCGGAGATGTCCGACTCGCCGGGAACGATACTACGCGCGTGGGGAATGTCCTCGAGCACCCGTTCCAAGACGGCGTTGCCGTCGGCTTCGACCATCACGTAGGAGGTGAGCGAGTCGGGCGCCAGGGCGGCGTGGACCTCCGGCTCCTCGCGGTTGATGATCATCTCTGCGACCGTTCGCTCCTGGCTCGCAGTGGTCTTTACGGCGTAGATCGGCATCAGACGCCACCTGTACCCGTCAACAGGAGCATGACCACGCCGATCACGAAGCCGATGAATCCGATGAAGAGGATTCCGGCGCCGGCGATCTTCGAGACCTGGAGGAACTCCTGTTTCGTCGGTGTCGTCGCCATCTTCAACACTCGAACGTACGAGGTGAGGTCGTACGGAACGTCCATATCTGTGTGTTTACAGCGCGGGCCCTTTTATCTGTCTTTCGTGTCCGCGCCGTGACGGTCACGGTCCGCGACACCTACCGGTTGCACTCGCCGGCACAACGCCCACACGCGTTTCGGTGGTACCGCCGAACATGGCAGAAGACGATACCGACCGGCGAGACGAGCACGAGGCGGAACGGGAGGCGGAGATCGAGGACGAACTCGAGCGCATCGACCGCGACCCCGACGAGGTCGACGACGGCGACGACGACCTCGGGAAACAGAACGCCCCGCGTCGCGACGAGGAGTGACTCGGCCGAGGAACGGAGAGGGGGTTCGAGCCCGGTAAAGCGCGTTTCTCACCGCACGGCAACGATCGGATTCTCGAGGTCGGTTCGCTCAGTCGCACAGCACAAATCGGAGATTCGCTGGCTCGACGAAGCTACGCCTCGTCGAACAACTCCTCGCCGTCGACCATGTGCTCGGCGACGGCGTCCATGTCGAGCGTGACGCCGATGCCCGGCTCCTCGGGGATCTCGATGTAGCCCTCCTCGATGACGTCTTCCTCGACCAGGTCTTCCCACCAGCCGAGCTGGTAGCTGTGGTACTCGACGGCCAGCGAGTTCGGGATCGCCACGCCGACGTGGGCGCTCGCGACCGTCGCGATCGGCGAGGAGACGTTGTGCATCGCGACCGGCACGTAGTACATGTCCGCGAGGTCCGCGATCTTCTTCGTCTCGCGCATCCCACCGACCTTCGGCATGTCCGGCGCGATGATGTCGACCGCCTGGTTCTCGAGCAGCTGGCGCTGGCCGTGCTTGCGGTAGACGTTCTCGCCCACCGTGATTGGGGTCGTCGTCGACTGGGTGACCTCCCGCTGGACGTCGTGGTTCTCCGGAGGCACGGGGTCCTCGAGCCACCAGACCGAGTAGTCCTCGAGCGCCCTCGCGAGGCGTTTGGCGCTCCCCGCCGAAAACGTCCAGTGACAGTCGAAAGCTACGTCGGCGCGGTGGCCGACGCGCTCGGTGACCGCCTCGACGATGCTCACTTTGTGGTCGATTTCGACGTCGCGCAGGTGGCGGTTCGCGCGATCTTTCTCGTGGCCCGAGGGAACGTCGAGGTCGAACTTCAGCGCGTCGTAGCCGAGTTCTTCGACGACGCGTTCGGCCTCGTCGGCACAGGCCGTCGGGTCGGCCTCGTCGGCGGTGTGACAGTCGCAGTAGACGCGCATCTGATCGCGGTACTTCCCACCGAGAAGCTGGTAGGCGGGAACGTCGAGGATCTTCCCCGCGAGGTCGTGCAGCGCGATTTCGATGCCCGAGATCGCGGTCACCGTGATGCCCGCGAGCGAGCCCTCGCCGGACATCTTCTGGACGAGATGTTCGGTGAGCCGGTCGATATCCAGCGGGTTCTCCCCCTGCAGAAACGGCTTCATCCGCTCGATCAACTCGGGCGCGCCGGCGCCCCAGTAGGCCTCGCCGGTGCCGACGATCCCCGTATCGGTGTAGACGCGCACGAGCGTCCACGGGAAGTTGCCGTCGACCATCGTCGTCTGAATATCGGTGATCTCGACGTCGCGGTCGCCGCCGCGCGCTCGCGTGACGCCCATGGTTTCCGCCGAGAGGTCCCGCATCGTGTACTCGGCGTTGGGGTCGTGGAGCTGTGAGTAGTCGATGCCCATACGACACCACTGACTCGAGTCGTAGTAAAACCTTATACCTCCCGGCGGGGTCGAGCGAGCGCGAACTCCCTCGAGGCCCACCAGTGAGACGTTCACACGCTCGACTCAATGACGTGTTGCTCTCACGGTGGCCGAACGACGGGCGGACGCCGTCACTCGAGGAAGCCGACGATCTCCGCGGGCGAGGCGTCGAAGCCGCCAGCCTGAGCCGCGGTCTCGGAACCGCCGCCCCCGCCGCCGAACTCGGCGGTGAGTTCGTCGACGACCGCAGACGCCGCCGGCGAGCCCGCGGAGGCGACGACGGCGAACGGCTGTCCGGTCTCACCGGCGACGACGACCACGTCCGCAGCCGACTCCGCACACCGCGCTCGAGCGGCCTCGCCGACGGTGTCCGGCTCGACGCCCGACACCGTAGCGAGGAGCCACCGACCATCGTCGCGGTCGACCGGCGACGCCGCGTCGAGTCGCTGCGCGACGAGTTCGCCCTCGAGCGTTCGAACGCGCCCGGCCAGCGATTCGCGCTCGTCTCGGAGCCGCTCGAGTTCGGCGGGGACGGCGTCGACGGCGGCGCCGAGGACGTCCTTGCCGGCGAGCGTCGCGCGCTTTTCGGCGGTGCGACGCTCGATCGCCCGCGGCCCCACGGCGAGTTCGATCCGCGTCAGCCCCTCGCCCGGATTGGACCGGTCGAGGACGGTGACGGGGCCGACTTCGCGCGTGTTTCGGACGTGCGTTCCGCCGCAGGCGGCGACGTCCCAGGCGTCGGCCCCGTTCCCGTTGGCTCGCGGGTCGGGGCGCCCGCTGGTGTCGGCCGCGCCGATCGTGACGACCCGAACTCGGCCCCGGCTCATCGCGCCCTCCTCGGTCGCCTCGTTGAACGCGATCGACTCGTGCTCGCGGGCCTCGGCGGCTGAGAGCTCCTCCCAGGAGACGGGACGGGACTCCCAGACCGCCCGGTTGACCAGTTCGTCGAGTTCGACCAGCGTCTCGTCGCCGATCGTCGTCGTCGTCTCGAGGTCGACCCGGACTTTCTCCTCGCCGATGTCGAACCCGCCGTAGCCGAGGTCCGAGAGGAGCCGTCGACCTGCGCCGTAAAGGATGTGACTCGCCGTGTGCGCGCGCATACAGTACATCCGGAAGGCCCAGTCGATCGAGCACATGACCCGGTGGCCCGCCCGGAACGACGGCTCCTCGGCGAGGACGTGGACGTGTTCGCCGTCGACGATCTGGACGTCGTCGACGGGAACGTCACCGATCGTCCCGCGGTCGGCCGGCTGCCCGCCGCTTTCGGCGTAGAAGTAACTCGTCTCGAGCCAGATCCGCGTGCCGTCGACTGCCGTCACCTCGGTTTCGAATCGTGTGGTGTACGGCTCCGCTGCCGCCCGTTGTCCGCTCATCGCTCACACTCCGTCCGCCTCGGATAAAAGTCTGCCCGCCGGGCCCGGACGACGGGGCGGTGGCCGCCGACGCCCCGTCGGGTGCCGAACAGTCAGGAACGGCCGACGGTCGCATACCGTGCTACCTAATGACGCAGGCTTTATCCGGTGGCAGCCTACGGGTCACATGGCACCACGTTCCCCTACCGTCACGGAACAGCGTCGCCGCCAGCTGGCGCACAGGCAGCTCGAACAGACCGTCGAGCGCCTCGAGGTCACGGAACGACGTCTCACGCAGGTTCACAACACGCTGAAAGCAGTGGCACAGGACGCCGGCATCGCCGTCGGCGGCCCGTGCGGTCGGTGCGACCGGAGCTTCCTGCTGATCGCCGAGGGAACGATGCGCTGTCCGGCGTGTGGCTACCGGCGCAGCCTGTAACCGGCTACTCCGCGAGTTCGATCCCGAGGCGCTCCTCGAGAGCCGTAATCAGGCCGCCGCCGACGCCGGCCTGGGTCGCACGGCCCTGCTCGACCGCGAGCAGGTCCGACTCTCGAGCGCCGAGTTCCGTCGCGAGCTCCTCGCGCTGGAGACCCGCCTCCTGGCGCGCCTCTGTCAGCACCTCGCCGTAGCCCGAAACGAGGTACGGAAGCGGGTCCTCGTCGTAGTTCGTCCCCTCGCGCTCCCAGTGCTCCGAGTCGCCGTCCCACACGGGGTTCGCCTTCGCGACGTTCTGGGCCGCGCGTTTCTTCCGGCTCGTCTCGTCCCGGCCACTTCCCTGGGACTCTCCGCGCGAGCGGTTCGATTTCGTCTTCCGCGTGTCGTCGTGTGGGGCACAGCTCGAACAGACCTCGAGTTCGGCGCCGGCGACGGTCGCCAGTCGGAGCGAGTCGCTCTCGGCGCCACAGAGCTCGCAGGTCGTTCCGCCGCCACCCGACGACGACCCCGTCGAGTACTTAGCCATGCCATCGTTTGGCACCTGCCGCATTTCAAATCTCCGTTCCCGGTGACCGCGTGCGACCCCGACGCAGACGCGCGGCAAAGGAAAGGGCTTTTATAACCACACTGGATACGGTTGAGTGCAGAAAAGCAGACGCGAGCGTGGGTAGCCAAGCTAGGCCAACGGCGCAGCGTTGAGGGCGCTGTCCCGTAGGGGTCCGCCGGTTCAAATCCGGTCCCACGCATCGCACGCGCGGGTTTCCCGCCACACGATGCAGGTGATCTCCCTTCGTGGACATCACCCACGCATAACCTTACTGCGGTACCACCGACCGGCGAGCGACGCTCATC
Above is a genomic segment from Natrononativus amylolyticus containing:
- a CDS encoding transcription elongation factor Spt5, whose product is MPIYAVKTTASQERTVAEMIINREEPEVHAALAPDSLTSYVMVEADGNAVLERVLEDIPHARSIVPGESDISEVEHFLSPKPDVEGIAEGDIVELIAGPFKGEKAQVQRIDEGKDQVTVELYEATVPIPVTVRGDQIRVLDSDER
- a CDS encoding protein translocase SEC61 complex subunit gamma; this translates as MDVPYDLTSYVRVLKMATTPTKQEFLQVSKIAGAGILFIGFIGFVIGVVMLLLTGTGGV
- a CDS encoding mandelate racemase/muconate lactonizing enzyme family protein; translation: MGIDYSQLHDPNAEYTMRDLSAETMGVTRARGGDRDVEITDIQTTMVDGNFPWTLVRVYTDTGIVGTGEAYWGAGAPELIERMKPFLQGENPLDIDRLTEHLVQKMSGEGSLAGITVTAISGIEIALHDLAGKILDVPAYQLLGGKYRDQMRVYCDCHTADEADPTACADEAERVVEELGYDALKFDLDVPSGHEKDRANRHLRDVEIDHKVSIVEAVTERVGHRADVAFDCHWTFSAGSAKRLARALEDYSVWWLEDPVPPENHDVQREVTQSTTTPITVGENVYRKHGQRQLLENQAVDIIAPDMPKVGGMRETKKIADLADMYYVPVAMHNVSSPIATVASAHVGVAIPNSLAVEYHSYQLGWWEDLVEEDVIEEGYIEIPEEPGIGVTLDMDAVAEHMVDGEELFDEA
- a CDS encoding alanyl-tRNA editing protein, which translates into the protein MSGQRAAAEPYTTRFETEVTAVDGTRIWLETSYFYAESGGQPADRGTIGDVPVDDVQIVDGEHVHVLAEEPSFRAGHRVMCSIDWAFRMYCMRAHTASHILYGAGRRLLSDLGYGGFDIGEEKVRVDLETTTTIGDETLVELDELVNRAVWESRPVSWEELSAAEAREHESIAFNEATEEGAMSRGRVRVVTIGAADTSGRPDPRANGNGADAWDVAACGGTHVRNTREVGPVTVLDRSNPGEGLTRIELAVGPRAIERRTAEKRATLAGKDVLGAAVDAVPAELERLRDERESLAGRVRTLEGELVAQRLDAASPVDRDDGRWLLATVSGVEPDTVGEAARARCAESAADVVVVAGETGQPFAVVASAGSPAASAVVDELTAEFGGGGGGSETAAQAGGFDASPAEIVGFLE
- a CDS encoding helix-turn-helix domain-containing protein; amino-acid sequence: MAKYSTGSSSGGGGTTCELCGAESDSLRLATVAGAELEVCSSCAPHDDTRKTKSNRSRGESQGSGRDETSRKKRAAQNVAKANPVWDGDSEHWEREGTNYDEDPLPYLVSGYGEVLTEARQEAGLQREELATELGARESDLLAVEQGRATQAGVGGGLITALEERLGIELAE